In Erigeron canadensis isolate Cc75 chromosome 6, C_canadensis_v1, whole genome shotgun sequence, the following are encoded in one genomic region:
- the LOC122605546 gene encoding uncharacterized protein LOC122605546 translates to MGICSSCDATSVATAKLVLHDGSLQEFSYPVKVSNLLQKHPTIFICNADEMEFDDVVSPVSEQETLQLGQLYFALPLNRLRKPLQPEEMAALAVKATSALANKTDKCGCSSKSSSKNVYFSTPVISGGYGGNNNNGHVKNSGRVSDVGSVGSRSSGRRRNFNVMLSAIPE, encoded by the coding sequence ATGGGAATTTGTAGTTCATGCGACGCAACATCTGTCGCGACAGCAAAACTAGTATTACACGATGGAAGTTTACAAGAATTTTCGTACCCTGTTAAGGTTTCTAACCTGTTACAAAAACATCCAACCATTTTTATATGTAACGCGGATGAAATGGAGTTCGACGACGTCGTTTCGCCTGTTTCGGAACAAGAAACGCTACAACTTGGCCAGTTGTATTTTGCTTTACCGTTAAATCGGTTAAGAAAACCGCTTCAGCCTGAAGAAATGGCTGCATTGGCTGTCAAAGCCACATCAGCATTGGCTAATAAAACAGATAAATGTGGGTGTAGCAGTAAAAGTagcagtaaaaatgtttatttttctaCCCCTGTAATTTCCGGAGGTTATGgtggtaataataataatgggcaTGTCAAGAATTCGGGTCGGGTTTCGGATGTTGGAAGTGTTGGGTCTAGAAGCAGTGGGAGAAGACGGAATTTTAATGTGATGTTGAGTGCCATACCTGAATAG